The genomic window CATTATCGTCGATGACCAGTTCCAGACCGGTGAAGCGTCGGTTTATGCCCTGGGTGATGTGACGGATCGCGTCCAGCTGACACCGGTGGCACTGGCCGAAGGCATGGCGCTGGTGCGCAACCTTTACGATGGCAAGGCGGAAAAGGTCGACTACGACCTTATTCCCACGGCCGTATTCTGCCAGCCCAATATCGGCACTGTGGGGCTGAGTGAAGAGCAGGCCCGCGAGCGTTATAGAGCTATCGACGTCTACAGCTCCAGCTTTCGTGCCCTCAAGCACACTTTGAGTGGCAGCGACGAGCGCACGCTGATGAAGATGATCGTGGATTCCGCCACTGATCGGGTCGTTGGCGTACACATGGTGGGCGGTGATGCCGGAGAAATTATTCAGGGCATTGCAATTGCCATGAAGGCCGGTGCCACCAAGGCGGTGTTCGACTCCACCATCGGTATTCACCCGACGGCGGCAGAAGAGTTTGTCACCATGCGTCAGAAGACCCGCTAGCAGCCTGTCGGGCTTGGCCGATCGTAGCGAGGGAAAGACCGTTTTGAGGCAGTTTTTTAGCTCTTTTGAGGCAAATAGTGGTTCTATTTAACAAAAAAGAGGACAAAAAATGACCAAAGTCGGCTTTTCCGCAGTAGATCAGTGTTAAGTCCGACAGGCTGCTAGTCTGCTGACCTGATCAGGGCCGCCCTCCGTGGGCGGCCCAGTCTGTCTGATTCAGGCTAATCCCCTTGATCTGGGCAAAGACCTGATCACCGACACTCAACCCCAGCTCAGATGCGGCCCAGAGCGTGATATGTGCCCACAGACGGTGGCTGCCAATGCGCAGCTGCACCGCCATCTGATGACCGCTGGCATCCGGCTGCAAGGCTTCGATGCACGCCGGCAGCACATTGCGAATACTGCTGTGCTGCGCCCGCGTGCGCACAATGGAAATATCATTGGCACGAATGCGCAGTCGTACCTGTTGCCCCGCCGGCACCTCGATGCTGCGCACCCAGAGCGGCAAACCTTCCCCCAGTGACAGCTGCGTCATCTGCCACTTTGGCTCCTGGGACAGCGCCCTGGCGTTTAGTACGCTGCTCACCTCTTCTGCTGCAAACCAGGGGCGCATCTGCGCCGATCCCCATACTTCTTCCAGCGGCCCCTGCAGAGGGGCGCGGCCCTTGTCCAGCAAGACCAGGTGATCTGCCAGGCGCAGCACCTCATCCAGACTGTGGCTGACATAGAGGATTGGGAGTCGGATTTCGGCCGCCAGGCGCTCAAGATAGGGCATCAGCTCGCGTTTGCGCGGCAGGTCGAGGGAGGCCAGCGGCTCGTCCATCAGCAGCAGGCGTGGCTGGCTCAACAGGGCGCGACCTATGGCGACGCGCTGACGTTCACCGCCGGACAGGGTCGCCGGCGCTCGCTGCAGCAGCGGGCCTATGCCCAGCAGCTCGATTACATCGGCAAACTGTTGCGGGTCGGGCTTGCGCGATCCATAGCGCAGGTTGCCTTCCACGCTGTAATGCGGAAAGAGGCGGGCATCCTGAAACACGTAGCCGATCCTGCGCTGCTCCGGGCGCAGGTGAATATTGCGGCGGCTGTCGAACAGTACTTCGTCGCCCAGGGCGATACGGCCCCGGTCCGGGCGAACAAGGCCGCTGAGCATGTTGATCAGGGAGGTCTTGCCGGCGCCTGAGCGGCCAAAGATGGCGCTGATACCCTGCAGTGGCAGCTGGATATCCAGCTGCAGGTCGAGATCCCCCTGGCGCTTGCCGATACAGATACTCAGCATGTGCCCTCCAGCCGACGGCGGGTCAGGCGGGCCAGCCATTCGGAAAACAGCAGTGCGGCCAGTGCCACCACTATGGCGATTACGCACAGGCGGGCGGCTTCGGTTTCGGCGCCGGGGGTCTCGATAAAGCTGAACATGGCCAAGGGCAGGGTGCGGGTTTCACCGGGAATATTGGAGACGAAGGTGATGGTCGCGCCAAATTCGCCCAGGCAGCGGGCGAAGGCCAGCACGGTGCCGGCCAGAATACCGGGCAGTGTCAGGGGCAGGGTAATGGTGGCAAAGACACGCAGCCGACCAGCGCCCAGGGTGTGGGCGGCGTCTTCGAGGCGGCGGTCAACCGCCTCGAGTGACAGCCGGATGGCGCGTACCAGCAATGGGAAGGCTACCACGGCGGAGGCCAGCGCCGCGCCGCGCCAGCTGAAACTGAAGCTCAGGCCAAAACTCTCGTACAGCCAGCCCCCGATGAGGCCCTGGCGGCCCATGCCAATCAGCAGCAGATAGCCGATCACGACCGGTGGCAGCACCAGTGGCAGGTGAATCAGGCTATCCAGCAGGGCCTTGCCCGGAAAACGCCCGCGGGCCAGCAGCCAGGCCAGCAGAATGCCGGGCGGCAGGCTCCAGAGTACCGCGACGCTGGATATCTTCAGGCTGAGCATCAGTGCCTGCCATTCGTATTCGCTCAGCATCTAGCGGACCTCAAAGCCGTAGCGGCGAAAAATGTCGGTGGCCTGAGGTGTGCTCAGGAATGCCAGCAGCTCGCGGGCGGCGGGTCTGTCTGCGCTGCGCACAATGGCGATTGGATAGTCGATGGGGCTGTGACTGCGGGCCGGGAACTCGGCCAGAACTCGCACCCTGGCGCTGGCGGCATCGCTGCCATAGACGATACCCAGCGGTGCTTCGCCGCGCTCGACCAGCGCCAGGGCGCCGCGCACATTGTTGGCCCGTGCCAGGCGCGGCTCGGCCACCGGCCAGAGCCCGAGCCACTGCAGTGCTTCTTTGGCATAACGCCCGGCAGGTACATGATCGGGGTCGCCCAAGGCCAGGCGGCTGTCGCCCAGTGCGCCGGCCAGATTCCAGTCCTGATCCAGTTCAACCGGCACCAGGGCGCTATTAGTGCCTGTGACCAGCACCAGGCGGTTGCCGAGCAGAGTGCGACGGCTGTCATCGGCCAGTACGCCGGTCTCGGTCAGATAATCCATCCATTGCAGGTTGGCCGAGATATAAAGGTCCGCCGGCGCGCCCTGGGCGATCTGGCGGGCCAGTGTTGATGAAGACGCATAGTTGGCGATGACTCGGGTCGGGTGGGTCTCACCGAAGGCGGCAATAACCGCGTTCAAGGCATTGGTCAGGGACGCGGCCGCATAGATGCTGAGGGATTCTGCGCTGCGGGCGGGGAGGGATGCCAGGCTCAGCAGCAGGCTGAGCAGTACAGCGATGGGTTTCAGGCGCATGGTGGACTGTCCGGCAGAAAAAGGTGTGAGGACCTGGTGGCAGGCGCGGGGTTGGGGCATAGGGTATCGATATATATCAAGGTATATAGCGCTGTGCAAGTGCGTCGCACTGCGGTGTGCTTTTTACGCGCGGCTGTTTGCCCTTGTTGCCATGGCTTGAGGTTTTGGCTGCGACGGGCACAATGGGCAGCCAGTGTATCGGTCAAGATGTGCTGAAATGGAGGCGTATGGAACTTGAGGTCGTATTGACCCTGCTGCAGGACAGCAAGCTGCTGGCAAACCCCAAGCGTATCGCCCTGTTGCGTCAGATCGGGGTCACGGGGTCTATCAGTCAGGGCGCGAAACTGGCGGGGCTGAGCTACAAGGCTGCCTGGGATGCGGTTAAGGAGATGAATCAGCGCAGTCCCGAGGTGCTGGTCGAATCCGCCGTGGGTGGGCGCGGTGGCGGTGGGGCCGCGCTGACCCGCCGTGGCGCCCGTTTTGTGCAGCTGTATGAGTTGCTGGAGCAGGTGCAGGGACAGGCGCTGGTGGCGCTGGAAGACGACAGCATCCCGCTGCACAGTCTGCTGGGGGTCATGGCGCGGATGTCGCTGCAAACCAGCGCCCGCAATCAGTTTTTTGGTGTGGTCGAGCGTATTGAGTCGATGGGTCCCGATGAGCGTATTTTCACAGCCCTGGCCGATGGCACCCTGCTCTGCGCGAGTATTACCCGGCGCAGCCGCGAACGTCTGGCACTGTTGCCAGGCAAGGATGTGCTCTTGTTGCTCAAGGCCCCGGCCATCGAACTGATTACAGACGCAGCGCAACTCTCTGATCCTGGGTTGAATCGGCTTGAAGGCAGGCTCTTGGGGCTGGAAGACTGTGGCCAGAGTATTGAGCTGCAGGTGCGTCTCAAGGGCGGCGACGAGGCCTGTGCCCTGGTGTCGCGTGATCAGGCCAGGGGGCTCTTGCCCGGGGACACTGTGCGCTTGCGCTTTGCACCGGAGCAGGCGCTGGTGGCCGCGCTGACCTGACCGGCCTTGAACTGTACTCAGTGGGTGGTGGGCCAGGGCGCCTGCATTGAGCACGATTCTATTAAGCCGTGCCGAATGTAGTGCAGGCTTTTAGTTGCCCGCTTTGGGCCTGCCCGGCAGCGGGCTGTTATCAGGCGGGAGTTTCCGGTATCGTTGCCGCACACTTTGTGCATCGAATTGAATGGCCTGAGACTGAAAAAAGCATGATCATCCAACCGAAAATCCGCGGCTTCATCTGTACTACCACCCATCCCACAGGATGTGCCCAGAACGTGCGCGAGCAGATCGAATATACCCGCCAGCAGGGCACTGTTGAAAATGGTCCCAAACGTGTGCTGGTGATAGGCGCGTCCAGCGGTTATGGACTGTCATCCCGTATCGCGGCGGCCTTTGGTTCGGGCGCCGCCACCATTGGTGTATTTTTTGAAAAGCCGGCGACAGAACGCAAGACCGGCACAGCCGGCTGGTACAATTCGGCTGCTTTCGAGCAAGAGGCGCATGCTGCCGGCCTTTACGCCAAGAGCCTGAACGGTGATGCCTTCTCCCATGACGCCAAGCAGAAGGTTGTGGAGCTGATTCAGCAGGATCTGGGGCAGATTGATCTGGTGGTTTACTCCCTGGCATCGCCTGTGCGCAAAATGCCGGATAGCGGTGAAGTGGTGCGCTCGGTGCTCAAGCCCATCGGCGAGACCTACCGTTCAACCGCTATCGATACCAACCGCGACTGCATCATCGAGGCTGAAGTTGAGCCTGCGACAGAGGAAGAAGTGGCCAACACCGTCACC from Marinobacterium aestuarii includes these protein-coding regions:
- the modB gene encoding molybdate ABC transporter permease subunit — translated: MLSEYEWQALMLSLKISSVAVLWSLPPGILLAWLLARGRFPGKALLDSLIHLPLVLPPVVIGYLLLIGMGRQGLIGGWLYESFGLSFSFSWRGAALASAVVAFPLLVRAIRLSLEAVDRRLEDAAHTLGAGRLRVFATITLPLTLPGILAGTVLAFARCLGEFGATITFVSNIPGETRTLPLAMFSFIETPGAETEAARLCVIAIVVALAALLFSEWLARLTRRRLEGTC
- the modA gene encoding molybdate ABC transporter substrate-binding protein, with product MRLKPIAVLLSLLLSLASLPARSAESLSIYAAASLTNALNAVIAAFGETHPTRVIANYASSSTLARQIAQGAPADLYISANLQWMDYLTETGVLADDSRRTLLGNRLVLVTGTNSALVPVELDQDWNLAGALGDSRLALGDPDHVPAGRYAKEALQWLGLWPVAEPRLARANNVRGALALVERGEAPLGIVYGSDAASARVRVLAEFPARSHSPIDYPIAIVRSADRPAARELLAFLSTPQATDIFRRYGFEVR
- a CDS encoding TOBE domain-containing protein, with amino-acid sequence MELEVVLTLLQDSKLLANPKRIALLRQIGVTGSISQGAKLAGLSYKAAWDAVKEMNQRSPEVLVESAVGGRGGGGAALTRRGARFVQLYELLEQVQGQALVALEDDSIPLHSLLGVMARMSLQTSARNQFFGVVERIESMGPDERIFTALADGTLLCASITRRSRERLALLPGKDVLLLLKAPAIELITDAAQLSDPGLNRLEGRLLGLEDCGQSIELQVRLKGGDEACALVSRDQARGLLPGDTVRLRFAPEQALVAALT
- the modC gene encoding molybdenum ABC transporter ATP-binding protein ModC; this translates as MLSICIGKRQGDLDLQLDIQLPLQGISAIFGRSGAGKTSLINMLSGLVRPDRGRIALGDEVLFDSRRNIHLRPEQRRIGYVFQDARLFPHYSVEGNLRYGSRKPDPQQFADVIELLGIGPLLQRAPATLSGGERQRVAIGRALLSQPRLLLMDEPLASLDLPRKRELMPYLERLAAEIRLPILYVSHSLDEVLRLADHLVLLDKGRAPLQGPLEEVWGSAQMRPWFAAEEVSSVLNARALSQEPKWQMTQLSLGEGLPLWVRSIEVPAGQQVRLRIRANDISIVRTRAQHSSIRNVLPACIEALQPDASGHQMAVQLRIGSHRLWAHITLWAASELGLSVGDQVFAQIKGISLNQTDWAAHGGRP